A genomic stretch from Carassius auratus strain Wakin chromosome 35, ASM336829v1, whole genome shotgun sequence includes:
- the LOC113054838 gene encoding trace amine-associated receptor 13c-like, which yields MVYETEHHEIQHCFPAINSSCIKGKHSRHESNIMYMFFSLLSVWTVFLNLLVIISISHFKKLHTPTNLIILSLAVADLLVGLVMPIDAINLIEMCWYFGDTFCGVYSIFFAMLLTASLSNLVLIAVDRYVAVCHPLQYPQKITMTKTIISICLSWVFSSTYSTAFVIDNGYFDISRQTNMCYGECSVMMGFAWSVTDLILCFIFPCVLVISLYLRIFYVVHQQVKVINTLMKGGKCVNEGSVRRKTESKAALTLGIIVTVYLLCWIPYYICSISGASSTTINVLLWVLHMNSGLNPMVYALFYPWFKKTVKLILTLKIFQPASSLVNIFSEHQL from the coding sequence ATGGTCTATGAGACAGAGCATCATGAGATTCAACACTGCTTTCCTGCCATCAATTCATCATGTATCAAGGGAAAACACTCCAGACATGAATCCAATatcatgtatatgtttttttcattgctgtcagtgtggactgtgtttctgaacctgctggtgatcatctccatctctcacttcaAGAAACTTCACACTCCAACCAACCTGATCATTCTCTCTCTGGCTGTGGCTGACCTGCTTGTTGGACTTGTGATGCCAATAGATGCCATAAATCTGATTGAGATGTGCTGGTACTTTGGAGACACTTTCTGTGGAGTCTATTCAATATTTTTTGCGATGCTTCTCACAGCATCtcttagtaatttagttttaattgctgTTGATCGTTACGTGGCTGTTTGTCACCCTTTACAGTACCCACAGAAAATAACAATGACTAAAACAATAATAAGCATCTGTCTGAGCTGGGTTTTCTCTTCAACTTATAGCACTGCCTTTGTTATTGATAATGGTTATTTTGACATTTCACGCCAAACAAACATGTGTTATGGAGAGTGTTCTGTTATGATGGGTTTTGCTTGGAGTGTTACTGATCTGatcttgtgttttatttttccttgTGTCCTGGTCATATCTTTATATTTGAGGATTTTCTATGTTGTACATCAGCAAGTGAAAGTTATAAACACCCTGATGAAGGGTGGAAAATGTGTAAATGAAGGTTCAGTGAGAAGGAAAACTGAGAGCAAAGCTgctctgacattaggaatcattgTCACAGTCTATCTGCTTTGTTGGATTCCATACTATATCTGTTCCATATCAGGAGCTTCTTCCACAaccataaatgttttattatgggTCCTACATATGAACTCAGGTCTGAATCCTATGGTCTATGCTTTATTTTACCCCTGGTTTAAAAAGACAGTTAAACTCATCTTAACTCTGAAAATATTTCAGCCAGCATCCTCTCTGgtcaatattttttcagaacatcaaTTGTAA